The genomic window TGGTGCGCGCCGCGTCGCTCGGGATGCACGGCGGCGACGTGGCGGCGCGCGGGCTGTTCGCGGTCCTGCTATACCTGGTGGTGAACGCGCTCGTGAGCGGCGACATCAACGGCAACCGCTACATGCTCAGCTTCGTGGTCCTCGCCCTTGCCTACCGGGGCGTTCCGCGCGCGGCGGGGCCGGCGCCGGACGCGGGCTGACGGGGCTAGGCCGGCCCGAACCGGCGCCCGGCGGCCTCGTGGAGCGCGCCGCCGGTCTCCAGAAGCGCGAAGGCGTGCTCCCCGCTGCCTGTCACGATCGTAGCCCGCAGCGCCTCGCCCGGTCTGGGCGCGGCCGGGCGCACGGCCCGCACCGCTGGCCCGCCGCCCCGCGGCGCCGGGGAGAAGACCGTGGCAAAGCGCGTCGTGCCCGCCGCCCGGCGAGAGTAGACCAGGCACGGCCGGGGCGAGGCGCCACGCTCGTTGTGGCGCAGGGGGAGCCATCCCTGCAGCGTGGGCTCGCGGCGCCCCACGATCACCTCGGCCCGCAAGCCCTCCCGCGCGAGCGGGACCACGGCCATCTCGGCCGCCGCGCCCCGCAGGCGCGCCGCGAGGCTGGCCGCCTCCACCGGCGCCTCCTCGGCATCCAGGTGGAACGTGCACTCGTAGAGGTGCTCCTCGCCGTCCGAGGCCGCCAGCGTGTCGGCCACCACCCAGTAGTCCGGCTTCACGAAGAGCACGCAGCGGGTGTGCACCACGTTGGCGAGCCGCTCCGCTCCCCACCGCTCCTCGGGCAGCGCGCCGAACGACGCCTGCAGGTAGTCGTAATCGTCCGTGGTGCTCCACGTGAGCGGGAAGGGCTCGCGAGCCACGAAGCGCTCGCGCGGACCCGGCCTGCGGTTCTGTTCCCGCGAGTCGACGTGCACCACGTTGTGGCCGCGCGCCGAGAGCGCGTATCGGCGCATGTCGGAGGCGTCGTAGGCGTAGGACCCGGCGTCGAACACGAGACGGGCGCCGAAGGCGTGAAGCACGAACGAGAGCTTGTCCTCGTGCTGGTGGCCGTAGCCGAACGGCCCGGCGTCCACGACCATGTAGCGTGCGTCGCGGCCCCAGCCGGAGCGCATCACGGCCCATCCGGCCCACGGCAGCAGGCAAGAGGTCTCGGCGGGGCGCTCCCCCTCGCGCCCGTCGCTGGCGACCCAGGCCCAGTCGCGGTGGGCGGGGAACAGGCCCACTCCCTGCCGGAGGATGGGGCGCACATCCACGCTCCAGGAGTCGTTGAGCTGCGGCAGGTCGCGGTCCGGGCTCATCACGCGCAGGTTCACCG from Chthonomonadales bacterium includes these protein-coding regions:
- a CDS encoding alginate lyase family protein yields the protein MHESRNAGAAPGQPTRREAIAALAGAALAAGGLKGGYHVDDPLLASLDLERPDLAAVRQAIDRADPDGARSALARHLRERPAPRWHFDPGSPPADCGPDERAEADRALKHVFEVGGIRHAFAGPIDWAFNPTTRPGSPNPPDHEWTWQFNRHGAWEALARAYTATRDPRYAHELVAEMLDWVHANPAPEGAAQQGPFSRWRTIEAGIRMFSAWPEAYHRLLRHPDVFPDDALLTMVDCMRRHAAYLDAHPTGGNWLCMEANGQFHVAALFPELREAAHWRESALTRLRREVDAQVYPDGAQIELTPGYHNVSLSNFVGTLALARRNDISLPDGYQAGLERMFAVNLRVMSPDRDLPQLNDSWSVDVRPILRQGVGLFPAHRDWAWVASDGREGERPAETSCLLPWAGWAVMRSGWGRDARYMVVDAGPFGYGHQHEDKLSFVLHAFGARLVFDAGSYAYDASDMRRYALSARGHNVVHVDSREQNRRPGPRERFVAREPFPLTWSTTDDYDYLQASFGALPEERWGAERLANVVHTRCVLFVKPDYWVVADTLAASDGEEHLYECTFHLDAEEAPVEAASLAARLRGAAAEMAVVPLAREGLRAEVIVGRREPTLQGWLPLRHNERGASPRPCLVYSRRAAGTTRFATVFSPAPRGGGPAVRAVRPAAPRPGEALRATIVTGSGEHAFALLETGGALHEAAGRRFGPA